In Paraburkholderia bryophila, a single genomic region encodes these proteins:
- the rpoS gene encoding RNA polymerase sigma factor RpoS yields the protein MPKTKRRPPQAESGKTSQAVSASVEESGASEVEEEIAEERDLDERQSGAEEGGDARESTPEAAPDADDFRALLQAELTADTIQHYLNRISVKPLLTVEEEQKYSRLAKAGEFDARQVMIERNLRLVVSIAKGYLNRGVPLLDLIEEGNLGLMHAIEKFDPTRGFRFSTYATWWIRQSIERAIMNQARTVRLPVHVIRELNQVLRAKRHLEKNSMNSGEAAERRDASIDDIAYLTGKTTDEVTDILALNEHTASLDAPLDLDPASSLLDLLSDDQSQSPDAEVQHRELETLTRAWLARLSDKHRHVIERRFGLNHIEPATLEELADEMGLTRERVRQIQQEALVRLKRFFASNGVRKDAVL from the coding sequence ATGCCGAAAACGAAGCGCCGCCCGCCGCAAGCCGAGTCTGGAAAGACCAGCCAAGCTGTATCCGCTTCGGTGGAGGAAAGCGGCGCTTCGGAAGTGGAAGAAGAGATCGCCGAAGAGCGCGATCTCGACGAGCGTCAGAGCGGCGCGGAAGAGGGCGGCGACGCCCGCGAAAGCACGCCCGAAGCCGCACCCGACGCCGACGATTTCCGCGCGCTGTTGCAAGCCGAGCTGACGGCCGACACCATTCAGCACTACCTGAACCGCATTAGCGTCAAGCCGCTGCTTACCGTCGAGGAAGAGCAGAAATACTCGCGTCTTGCGAAGGCCGGCGAGTTCGACGCGCGGCAGGTCATGATCGAGCGTAATTTGCGGCTCGTGGTCAGCATTGCCAAGGGTTATCTGAACCGCGGCGTGCCGCTGCTCGATCTGATCGAAGAGGGCAACCTCGGCCTGATGCACGCGATCGAAAAATTCGATCCGACGCGCGGCTTCCGCTTTTCGACTTACGCCACCTGGTGGATCCGCCAGAGTATCGAGCGCGCGATCATGAACCAGGCGCGCACGGTGCGTTTGCCGGTTCACGTGATTCGCGAGCTCAATCAGGTGCTGCGCGCCAAGCGCCATCTGGAAAAGAATTCGATGAACTCCGGCGAAGCGGCCGAGCGCCGTGACGCCAGCATCGACGATATTGCCTATCTGACCGGCAAGACCACCGACGAAGTCACCGACATCCTCGCGCTGAACGAGCACACCGCGTCGCTGGACGCGCCGCTCGATCTCGATCCGGCCAGCAGCCTGCTCGACTTGCTGTCCGACGACCAAAGCCAGTCGCCGGACGCCGAAGTCCAGCATCGCGAACTGGAAACGCTCACGCGGGCGTGGCTCGCGCGGCTGTCGGACAAACATCGTCATGTGATCGAGCGCCGCTTCGGGCTCAACCACATCGAACCCGCCACGCTCGAAGAGCTGGCCGACGAAATGGGCCTCACGCGCGAGCGTGTGCGCCAGATCCAACAGGAAGCGCTGGTGCGTTTGAAGCGCTTCTTCGCCTCTAATGGCGTTCGCAAGGACGCCGTTCTCTAG